Proteins encoded within one genomic window of Bradyrhizobium sp. AZCC 1719:
- a CDS encoding tripartite tricarboxylate transporter TctB family protein, protein MMFGLSIRNQRAFASGTLFLGFAMFFYVVALGYPAGTAARMGPGYFPRLLAIVLAAIGLAVMLGAMKSTAECQPLRQWDWKGLAWVTGSVALFALLLFPAGLIGALFVLIMVSSKASAEFTWKGALANAAVLIALCLLVFVYGLGLRLPVWPSIFN, encoded by the coding sequence ATGATGTTTGGGCTTTCAATCCGCAATCAGCGGGCCTTTGCTTCGGGCACACTGTTCCTCGGCTTTGCGATGTTCTTTTATGTCGTGGCGCTCGGCTATCCCGCGGGCACCGCGGCCCGGATGGGGCCGGGCTATTTTCCCCGTCTGCTCGCGATCGTGCTCGCCGCCATCGGACTTGCCGTGATGTTGGGCGCGATGAAGTCGACGGCCGAATGCCAGCCTTTGCGCCAGTGGGACTGGAAGGGCCTCGCATGGGTGACCGGTTCCGTGGCCCTGTTCGCGCTTCTTCTCTTTCCGGCCGGTCTGATTGGCGCGCTGTTCGTTCTGATCATGGTGTCGAGCAAGGCCAGTGCCGAATTCACCTGGAAAGGCGCGCTGGCCAATGCGGCCGTACTGATCGCGCTGTGTCTGCTCGTGTTCGTCTACGGCCTGGGGCTGCGGCTTCCGGTCTGGCCGTCGATCTTCAACTGA
- a CDS encoding carboxymuconolactone decarboxylase family protein, with amino-acid sequence MNLTSDEQALKEAFVRARGYWRPWTEGLLRLDPAFLATYASYGGYPAETGPLSRKMCELIYVALDGSATHLFRSGLALHTRLALEHGASAREIIDVLRLATAQGLDGCNVGVGILVEELAAAGLDPLGGDLSGQQQALREAYVAQFGDFPDFCDQWLRLDPGYFAVLLDLLAGERGAGGLDEQASCLISIALSGCFTSLNPPGLRLQIRRALRLGIDKREILQVIQMTAHLGVHACAVGVPVLLEAIDDRAGSTSDQRGPE; translated from the coding sequence ATGAATCTCACCTCCGACGAGCAGGCCCTGAAGGAAGCTTTCGTCCGCGCCCGCGGCTATTGGCGGCCATGGACGGAGGGGCTGCTGCGGCTTGATCCGGCTTTCCTTGCAACCTATGCAAGCTATGGCGGCTATCCCGCGGAAACCGGTCCGCTATCGCGCAAGATGTGCGAATTGATCTATGTCGCCTTGGATGGATCGGCGACGCATCTGTTTCGCTCGGGGCTGGCATTGCATACGCGGCTTGCACTCGAGCACGGCGCGTCGGCGCGGGAAATCATCGACGTATTGCGGCTCGCTACCGCTCAGGGGCTGGACGGCTGCAACGTCGGTGTCGGAATCCTGGTCGAGGAACTTGCGGCGGCAGGGCTCGATCCTCTCGGGGGAGATCTGTCCGGCCAGCAGCAGGCGCTGCGCGAAGCCTATGTGGCACAGTTCGGGGATTTCCCCGATTTCTGCGACCAGTGGCTGCGGCTCGATCCCGGCTATTTCGCCGTGCTGCTCGATCTCCTTGCCGGCGAGCGCGGGGCAGGCGGGCTCGATGAGCAGGCGAGTTGCCTGATTTCGATCGCCTTGAGCGGCTGCTTCACGAGTCTCAATCCGCCTGGGCTGCGCCTGCAGATCAGGCGGGCCCTGCGGCTCGGCATCGACAAGCGAGAAATCCTTCAGGTTATCCAGATGACGGCTCACCTTGGCGTCCACGCCTGTGCGGTCGGCGTGCCGGTCCTGCTGGAAGCAATCGATGACAGGGCAGGCAGCACGTCGGACCAGAGGGGACCAGAATGA
- a CDS encoding SDR family NAD(P)-dependent oxidoreductase translates to MTETHDKALVGRVALVTGSGNGIGRATALQLASRGAVVGVNDLRPEFVNAVVDAIQASGGHAVAIPQDVSTREGMRQAVLGLAEQQGRLDILVNNAAWVRYQSIAEIAPETVERMLNIGFKAIIWGIQAAAEAMDAERGGAIINVASVAGLISGKNSVVYSGIKAGVMGITRAAAAELGARKIRVNAVAPSAIPTEGTMRNRNAELDARRIARTPLGRLGTVDDIARAICFLAGDDSAFMSAQVLTVDGGITATNIV, encoded by the coding sequence ATGACGGAGACTCATGACAAGGCGTTGGTGGGGCGCGTTGCACTCGTCACCGGCTCCGGAAACGGCATCGGGCGCGCGACAGCCCTTCAGCTTGCTTCGCGTGGCGCTGTCGTTGGCGTCAACGATCTGAGGCCGGAGTTCGTCAACGCGGTGGTGGACGCAATCCAGGCGTCCGGCGGCCATGCAGTCGCCATCCCGCAAGATGTCTCGACCCGGGAAGGCATGCGGCAGGCAGTACTTGGCCTCGCCGAACAGCAGGGACGCCTGGATATCCTCGTCAACAATGCTGCGTGGGTCCGCTACCAGTCCATCGCCGAGATTGCTCCGGAGACGGTGGAGCGCATGCTCAACATCGGCTTCAAGGCTATCATCTGGGGGATTCAGGCCGCGGCTGAGGCCATGGACGCCGAACGCGGCGGCGCGATCATCAATGTGGCCTCGGTCGCCGGGCTCATCTCGGGAAAGAACAGCGTCGTCTACAGCGGCATCAAGGCCGGTGTCATGGGCATTACACGGGCGGCGGCGGCGGAGCTTGGTGCGCGCAAGATCAGGGTGAACGCGGTTGCGCCCTCGGCCATTCCGACCGAAGGCACCATGCGAAACCGCAACGCCGAGCTCGACGCGCGCCGCATTGCACGAACGCCGCTCGGACGTCTCGGCACCGTCGACGACATCGCCAGGGCGATCTGCTTTTTGGCCGGCGACGACAGCGCCTTCATGTCGGCGCAGGTGCTGACGGTCGACGGCGGCATTACCGCCACCAACATCGTCTAG
- a CDS encoding acyl-CoA dehydrogenase family protein codes for MAPTSEGLQPADFAVTAERAVAACSGLGLREQASHLAGDGLLGVVAHEDVGGLDLPLAFAVPVVAAATSGLLGFPLLETILLGQLLRQPVPRLAAAIVRGEVLATIAWQGSVIAEREADTVLLNGWVARAPCATEVDHVLVRIGADRAALISIEADGVVVEEGAGLDLTVLEHGMRLESVAIPEERILRDGAWARLCSDANVLRAAAILGSAGACLSLAQEHASTRRQFGRALSYNQAIRHALARQKLGLEGMRHAITRSLGELAGALERDAAFLAAAACGTSISEGALQIHGGMGFTWDVPVHRHIRRIRSLQAQGDASGLIAALGRRYVAEIAPAAEAAAAQ; via the coding sequence ATGGCGCCGACCAGCGAAGGACTGCAGCCAGCCGATTTTGCCGTGACCGCCGAGCGCGCCGTTGCGGCTTGCTCCGGATTGGGCTTGCGGGAGCAGGCAAGCCACCTTGCCGGCGACGGACTGCTCGGCGTCGTCGCGCATGAAGACGTGGGCGGGCTCGATTTGCCGCTGGCGTTCGCCGTGCCGGTGGTCGCCGCCGCAACTTCGGGGTTGCTGGGCTTTCCGCTGCTGGAGACCATTTTGCTAGGTCAACTGCTGCGGCAACCCGTGCCGCGGCTGGCCGCGGCTATCGTTCGCGGCGAAGTGCTGGCGACGATTGCCTGGCAGGGGAGCGTCATCGCCGAGCGGGAGGCAGACACCGTCTTGCTGAACGGCTGGGTTGCCCGGGCGCCTTGCGCCACTGAGGTCGACCATGTGCTGGTGCGCATCGGCGCGGACCGCGCGGCATTGATTTCGATCGAAGCCGACGGTGTGGTTGTGGAGGAGGGGGCTGGTCTTGATCTGACGGTGCTGGAGCACGGCATGCGGCTGGAAAGCGTCGCCATTCCGGAGGAGCGTATCTTGCGCGACGGCGCCTGGGCACGCTTATGCTCGGACGCCAATGTGCTGCGCGCCGCCGCCATCCTCGGATCCGCCGGCGCCTGCCTGTCGCTCGCGCAGGAGCACGCCTCGACCCGGCGTCAGTTTGGCCGCGCCTTGTCCTACAACCAGGCGATCCGTCATGCCCTGGCCCGCCAGAAGCTCGGGCTTGAAGGCATGCGCCATGCGATCACGCGGAGCCTGGGCGAGCTGGCGGGCGCGCTCGAGCGCGACGCGGCGTTTCTCGCCGCGGCGGCATGCGGCACGTCGATCAGCGAGGGCGCGCTGCAGATACATGGTGGCATGGGCTTTACATGGGACGTGCCGGTACACCGTCACATACGCCGAATCCGCAGCCTGCAGGCGCAAGGCGATGCCAGCGGCCTCATCGCCGCGCTCGGCCGTCGCTACGTCGCGGAGATCGCGCCGGCCGCTGAAGCAGCGGCAGCACAATAG
- a CDS encoding acyl-CoA dehydrogenase, protein MTVIETEPPEAVTADSLSGEAYRVAMRRWLRANLPAGFRSDSAAFVAPTLQQSIAWEAAMHRTGLAGITWPQAYGGHGRTLREHLIANQEIGALAMPESVNSIGKELAGPIILAVGTEEQKRRFLPAILEMRDIWCQGFSEPEAGSDLASLRTRATRSGDNWRINGQKIWTSGAYRSQRCLVLARTGPLEDRHRGLAMFAVRLDAEGVRVRTIKSIDGRESFCEVFFDDVEVPQSDAVGAPNEGWAAAIRVLEIERATNRMYRAWRFENELRHLISACKTDPVLAQLVADSRYAARIGEVVVDIEVLKAHVETVVDALVSGDRIGARGSLAKLHWSEAHQRFAALALELLAQASMPLLPAVKVARRRFEAIYLQARAETIYAGTTEIQLGIIADRILQLSRGK, encoded by the coding sequence ATGACAGTGATTGAAACGGAGCCGCCCGAAGCCGTCACGGCAGATAGCCTGTCCGGTGAGGCCTATCGCGTGGCGATGCGTCGCTGGCTCCGCGCCAACCTGCCTGCGGGCTTTCGCAGCGACAGCGCGGCGTTCGTGGCGCCAACACTTCAGCAGTCGATCGCATGGGAAGCCGCGATGCATCGCACGGGGCTTGCGGGCATAACCTGGCCGCAGGCCTATGGCGGGCACGGCCGGACCTTGCGCGAGCACCTGATCGCGAACCAGGAAATAGGTGCGCTCGCGATGCCGGAGAGCGTCAACTCCATCGGCAAGGAGCTCGCTGGCCCGATCATCCTCGCGGTCGGCACCGAGGAGCAGAAACGGCGTTTCCTGCCGGCGATCCTGGAGATGCGCGATATCTGGTGCCAGGGTTTTTCCGAGCCCGAGGCTGGCTCCGACCTGGCGAGCCTTCGCACGCGCGCTACGCGCAGTGGCGACAATTGGCGGATCAACGGCCAGAAGATCTGGACCAGCGGCGCGTACCGATCGCAGCGCTGCCTGGTGCTGGCGCGCACCGGGCCATTGGAGGACCGGCATCGTGGCCTCGCCATGTTCGCGGTGCGGCTGGATGCCGAAGGTGTGCGGGTGCGCACCATCAAGTCGATCGACGGGCGGGAGAGCTTCTGCGAAGTCTTCTTCGACGATGTCGAGGTGCCGCAGTCGGACGCGGTCGGTGCTCCCAACGAGGGCTGGGCAGCCGCCATCCGCGTGCTGGAGATCGAGCGGGCGACCAACCGCATGTATCGCGCTTGGCGTTTCGAGAACGAACTGCGCCATTTGATCTCGGCCTGCAAGACCGATCCGGTCCTGGCTCAACTCGTGGCCGACTCCCGCTATGCGGCCAGGATCGGTGAAGTCGTCGTCGATATCGAGGTGCTGAAGGCGCATGTCGAGACCGTCGTCGACGCTCTGGTGAGCGGCGACAGGATCGGCGCCCGCGGCAGCCTGGCGAAATTGCATTGGAGCGAGGCGCATCAGCGCTTTGCAGCACTGGCGCTGGAACTGCTCGCTCAGGCATCGATGCCGCTGCTACCGGCAGTGAAGGTCGCACGGCGGCGTTTTGAAGCGATCTATTTGCAGGCGCGCGCCGAGACGATCTACGCCGGCACAACCGAAATTCAGCTTGGCATCATCGCCGATCGAATTCTGCAACTCTCGAGAGGAAAGTAA
- a CDS encoding ABC transporter substrate-binding protein: MNKLAIRSRGMIVILGAALLIASPLSAQGISGDVVKIGIMNDQTGPYSDNCGPGAVAAARLAVGDFGGALNGKKIELVTADDQNKPDIGVAIALRWLDNEGVDAIVGCSASSIALAVQDIMRNRKKPYLLAGTAGSFFTNDKCSPMTTQWMVDTYAQPKATVKALLAQGVDSWFFLTVDYAFGKVWQADTTNFIKAGGGTVMGSVLHPLNSSDLSSFLLTAQASGAKAIALANSGADFANSIKQAREFGLTQKQLLVPLGLMISQTHGIGLQDLQNVRLTTPFYWDMTADTRAFAKRFSEAANGQILNEAKAATYSAVTHYLKAVAAADTDEGDAVMRRMKSTPIDDFAMKNVSIRADGQVMRPLYVARIKAAAESKYTFDYYEIAGTIAAEDAWRPASESACDLLKSQ; this comes from the coding sequence ATGAACAAGCTGGCTATCCGTTCTCGTGGGATGATCGTGATTTTGGGGGCCGCGTTGCTGATCGCGTCGCCGCTATCGGCGCAGGGCATTTCCGGCGATGTGGTCAAGATCGGCATCATGAACGACCAGACTGGCCCCTATTCCGACAATTGCGGGCCAGGTGCGGTTGCCGCGGCCCGGCTCGCCGTCGGCGATTTCGGCGGCGCCCTCAACGGCAAGAAGATCGAGCTCGTGACGGCTGACGACCAGAACAAGCCGGACATTGGGGTCGCCATCGCGCTGCGATGGCTCGACAACGAAGGGGTCGATGCCATCGTGGGCTGCTCGGCCTCCTCGATCGCGCTCGCCGTGCAAGACATTATGAGAAACCGGAAGAAGCCCTACCTTCTGGCAGGGACCGCGGGGTCTTTCTTCACCAACGACAAATGTTCGCCGATGACCACGCAATGGATGGTGGACACCTATGCGCAGCCGAAAGCCACGGTGAAGGCGCTGCTGGCGCAGGGCGTAGATAGCTGGTTCTTTCTCACCGTCGACTACGCCTTCGGCAAGGTATGGCAGGCCGACACGACGAACTTCATCAAGGCCGGTGGCGGCACGGTTATGGGCTCGGTGCTGCATCCGCTCAATTCCTCGGATCTCTCGTCATTCCTGCTGACGGCGCAGGCGAGCGGCGCGAAGGCGATCGCGCTCGCCAACTCCGGCGCGGACTTTGCCAATTCCATCAAGCAAGCCCGGGAGTTCGGGCTGACGCAGAAGCAACTGCTGGTCCCCTTGGGGCTGATGATCAGCCAGACCCATGGCATCGGCCTGCAAGACCTTCAAAACGTGCGTCTGACCACGCCCTTCTACTGGGACATGACGGCCGACACCCGCGCCTTTGCCAAGCGATTTTCCGAAGCGGCCAACGGGCAGATCCTGAACGAGGCAAAGGCGGCCACCTATAGCGCCGTCACGCACTACCTGAAGGCGGTGGCCGCGGCAGATACCGACGAGGGCGACGCCGTGATGCGCCGGATGAAGAGCACGCCCATCGACGATTTCGCGATGAAGAATGTGAGCATTCGCGCCGACGGGCAGGTGATGCGTCCGCTTTACGTTGCCCGCATCAAGGCGGCGGCCGAGTCGAAATACACTTTCGACTACTACGAGATCGCGGGCACGATTGCCGCCGAGGATGCGTGGCGGCCGGCGTCGGAGAGCGCTTGCGATCTCCTCAAATCGCAGTGA
- a CDS encoding acetate--CoA ligase family protein yields MRPGEGLDALMRPRSIAIIGASQDATKIGGRPVELLRRYGYTGQIYPVNPKAATVQGLQAYPSMEELPEAPDLAIVAVDAEKAPEAVEQCAARGVRSVVVFSSGFAELGEKGRAMQERLRVAARRSGMRVLGPNCLGAVSIADKSIATFSIVLEHSLPAAGSLGIVSQSGNLGSFTMRLASQRGIGVSRFITTGNECDIDIADGIAWLARDPATRVILCALETCRDAGRLISALEEARDAGKPVITLKIGTSEAGQAAAASHTGALAGSDAVFDAMFARSGAVRVHSIEQLIDLGQAASILLPDRLPRGSRVALLAASGGFGVLLADAAQAVGLSLPELSEATQRTILDLVPFASARNPVDATAQMSSRPDLLQKILSAVVADDRCDTVVLPLPFSLYMPRLRSVYMEALRFIRREYPDRPVILCVDGPEDALAELHAMGYPTVASFDGCCATVAALARLQAAAKRSKEQSQPAIERAPPLSPDAFRHELGAKGALADAGVPVLTERLAMDADAAARAAAEIGFPVVLKIASRDLPHKTEVGGVALGLASEAEVRLAFPQMLERVARKAPQAAIDGVIVAPMAKGVAELILGSRIDSIFGPVVMVGLGGIFAEILQDTAVQMAPVSEAQAMAMLKSLKAFAVLNGARGRPRADLEAAARAVAALSRFAAAHAEAISEIDINPLLLKAQGEGAVALDALLIPRADGEMQERG; encoded by the coding sequence ATGCGCCCGGGAGAAGGTCTCGACGCGCTAATGCGGCCGCGCTCGATCGCGATCATCGGCGCGTCGCAAGACGCAACCAAGATCGGCGGTCGGCCGGTGGAGCTGCTGCGCCGTTACGGCTACACGGGCCAGATCTATCCGGTCAATCCGAAGGCTGCGACGGTGCAAGGTCTCCAGGCCTACCCGTCGATGGAAGAACTGCCGGAAGCACCCGATCTCGCCATCGTCGCCGTCGATGCCGAAAAGGCGCCCGAGGCGGTGGAGCAATGCGCAGCCCGCGGCGTGCGTAGCGTGGTCGTGTTTTCCTCGGGCTTTGCCGAACTCGGCGAGAAGGGGCGCGCCATGCAGGAGCGGCTGCGTGTGGCCGCGCGCCGCAGCGGAATGCGCGTGCTGGGGCCGAATTGCCTCGGCGCAGTCAGTATCGCCGATAAATCGATCGCCACCTTTTCGATCGTGCTTGAACATAGCCTGCCGGCGGCCGGCTCGCTCGGCATCGTGTCGCAGAGCGGCAATCTCGGCAGTTTCACGATGCGGCTCGCCAGCCAGCGCGGTATCGGCGTCAGTCGCTTCATAACGACCGGCAACGAGTGCGATATCGATATCGCCGACGGCATCGCCTGGCTTGCGCGCGATCCCGCCACCAGGGTGATCCTGTGCGCCCTCGAAACCTGCCGTGATGCCGGTCGTCTCATTTCCGCACTGGAAGAAGCGCGCGATGCGGGAAAGCCTGTTATTACCTTGAAGATCGGCACCTCCGAAGCAGGGCAGGCTGCCGCCGCCTCCCACACCGGAGCGCTTGCGGGATCGGACGCCGTTTTCGATGCGATGTTCGCCCGCAGCGGCGCGGTGCGGGTGCACAGCATCGAGCAACTGATCGATCTCGGCCAGGCTGCTTCGATCCTGTTGCCGGATCGTTTGCCGAGGGGATCGCGGGTCGCGCTATTGGCGGCTTCGGGAGGATTTGGCGTTCTGCTGGCCGATGCGGCGCAGGCGGTGGGCCTTTCGCTGCCCGAACTAAGCGAGGCGACGCAGCGAACGATTTTGGACCTGGTGCCGTTTGCCTCCGCGCGCAATCCGGTTGACGCCACGGCGCAAATGTCGAGCCGCCCGGATCTCCTGCAGAAGATTCTGTCGGCCGTCGTGGCCGACGACCGATGTGACACGGTGGTGCTGCCGCTCCCGTTCTCGCTCTACATGCCGCGACTGCGCTCGGTCTACATGGAAGCGTTGCGTTTTATCCGCAGGGAATATCCGGATCGTCCGGTGATTCTGTGCGTCGACGGTCCAGAGGACGCTCTCGCGGAATTGCACGCGATGGGCTATCCGACGGTCGCAAGTTTCGACGGCTGCTGCGCAACGGTCGCCGCGCTGGCGAGATTGCAGGCAGCGGCGAAGCGCTCCAAGGAGCAAAGCCAGCCTGCCATCGAACGCGCGCCTCCGCTTTCGCCCGACGCATTCCGGCATGAACTCGGGGCCAAGGGCGCGCTGGCAGACGCCGGCGTGCCGGTGCTCACCGAACGGTTGGCAATGGATGCCGATGCGGCGGCGCGTGCGGCGGCCGAGATCGGATTTCCGGTGGTGCTGAAGATCGCCTCGCGCGATCTGCCGCACAAGACCGAGGTCGGCGGTGTTGCACTTGGCCTTGCCTCGGAAGCCGAGGTGCGGCTCGCGTTTCCGCAGATGCTCGAGCGCGTCGCGCGCAAGGCGCCGCAGGCGGCGATCGATGGCGTGATCGTAGCGCCGATGGCCAAGGGCGTGGCCGAGCTCATTCTCGGGAGCCGGATCGATTCGATTTTCGGGCCGGTGGTGATGGTCGGCCTCGGCGGCATCTTCGCGGAAATTCTGCAGGACACCGCGGTGCAGATGGCGCCCGTGAGCGAAGCGCAGGCCATGGCGATGCTGAAATCGCTCAAGGCGTTCGCGGTGCTGAACGGTGCACGGGGCCGGCCGCGCGCCGATCTCGAGGCGGCGGCGCGGGCCGTCGCCGCGCTGTCGCGGTTTGCCGCGGCCCATGCCGAAGCGATTTCCGAAATCGACATCAATCCGTTGCTTCTGAAAGCGCAAGGCGAGGGCGCCGTGGCGCTCGACGCCCTCCTGATCCCGCGCGCGGACGGCGAGATGCAGGAACGTGGCTGA
- a CDS encoding enoyl-CoA hydratase/isomerase family protein has protein sequence MSADIVTLEVSDYVALVTLNRPPVNALNRAMRERIVSVFDEISERSDVRVAILTGAGKVFCSGADLKDRPDATQLGAFHSHNRITRETGNCIRECAKPVIAAINGAALGAGVGLMASCDIFYASEEAVFGMPEINVGLAGGAAMLNTLFGRSLMRRMFFTGYRVPAAELYRLGIIEACTSSENLIPEAMKIAREIAAKSPIAMEYAKQAANMVELMPPRDAYRFEQNITMALSKTEDAKEARQAFLEKRAPVFKGR, from the coding sequence ATGTCCGCCGATATCGTCACCCTCGAAGTATCGGATTACGTCGCGCTGGTGACACTGAACCGCCCTCCGGTTAATGCCCTCAATCGCGCGATGCGCGAGCGCATTGTGAGCGTGTTCGACGAGATTTCTGAGCGCAGCGATGTCAGGGTTGCGATCCTCACCGGGGCCGGAAAGGTGTTCTGCAGCGGCGCCGATCTGAAGGATCGTCCGGATGCGACGCAGCTCGGCGCCTTTCACAGCCACAACAGGATCACCCGCGAGACCGGCAACTGCATCCGCGAGTGCGCCAAGCCGGTCATTGCGGCGATCAATGGCGCCGCGCTGGGAGCCGGTGTCGGCTTGATGGCGTCGTGCGATATCTTCTACGCCTCTGAAGAAGCGGTTTTCGGCATGCCCGAGATCAATGTCGGGCTGGCAGGCGGCGCGGCGATGCTGAACACGCTGTTCGGGCGTTCGCTGATGCGCCGCATGTTCTTCACCGGTTACCGGGTCCCCGCCGCCGAACTCTATCGCCTGGGCATCATCGAGGCCTGCACCAGCAGCGAAAATCTCATTCCGGAAGCGATGAAGATCGCGAGGGAGATCGCAGCGAAGAGCCCGATTGCGATGGAGTATGCCAAGCAGGCGGCCAACATGGTCGAGCTGATGCCGCCGCGCGATGCCTACCGCTTCGAGCAGAACATCACCATGGCGCTGTCGAAGACCGAAGACGCCAAGGAAGCGCGGCAGGCGTTCCTGGAGAAGCGGGCGCCGGTGTTCAAGGGGCGCTAG
- a CDS encoding tripartite tricarboxylate transporter substrate binding protein — MADINRRQAATLMAGAIAAPFAAPSIVRARSSQTIFIIVPYASGGSIDSMMRAIAKAMSETLDQPVLVDNKPGANGIVGSQYVARAPKDGSVLLAGGTGPISLNVLLRKNLPYKLADFASVAMLCNGPLSLTVNSKMPATDVKSFIAYAKTRDKPLFYGTLGPGSVTHLFGIMMGKSMGFAVTDVAYRNNPLSIMELISGECDLNFATPAAVIEHARAGKLRILAVSSDKRMQNLPDVPTLAESGHPELTASFWTALHAPAGTPPDIIARLNAAANAAMQKPEIAKQLEIDGLQVDTGKPELLDTQLTKDAALWGPVIKAQNIVLE; from the coding sequence ATGGCAGACATCAACCGCCGTCAGGCCGCAACGCTCATGGCCGGTGCCATCGCCGCGCCATTTGCCGCGCCTTCGATCGTGAGAGCGCGTTCGTCACAGACCATCTTCATCATCGTGCCCTATGCCAGCGGCGGCTCGATCGACAGCATGATGCGCGCCATCGCGAAGGCGATGTCAGAGACACTTGATCAGCCGGTGCTGGTCGACAACAAGCCCGGCGCCAACGGCATCGTCGGATCACAATACGTGGCGCGCGCGCCAAAGGACGGGTCGGTCCTGCTGGCCGGGGGTACCGGGCCGATTTCATTGAACGTTCTGCTGCGCAAGAACCTGCCCTACAAGCTCGCAGATTTCGCGTCGGTCGCCATGCTCTGCAACGGGCCGCTGTCGCTGACGGTGAACTCGAAGATGCCGGCCACCGATGTGAAGAGCTTCATTGCCTATGCGAAAACCCGCGACAAACCGCTGTTCTATGGGACCCTCGGCCCCGGCAGCGTGACGCATTTGTTCGGGATCATGATGGGCAAGTCGATGGGTTTTGCCGTTACAGACGTCGCCTATCGCAACAATCCGCTATCGATCATGGAGTTGATCTCCGGAGAGTGCGATCTCAATTTCGCAACGCCCGCCGCCGTCATCGAGCATGCCAGGGCCGGCAAGCTGCGCATCCTTGCGGTCTCTTCCGACAAGCGCATGCAAAATCTCCCCGATGTACCGACGCTTGCGGAGTCAGGCCATCCGGAGTTGACGGCCTCGTTCTGGACGGCCCTGCACGCCCCGGCCGGTACCCCGCCAGACATCATCGCCAGGCTGAACGCGGCTGCCAACGCCGCAATGCAGAAGCCGGAGATCGCGAAGCAACTGGAAATCGACGGGCTGCAGGTCGATACGGGTAAACCGGAGTTGCTCGATACCCAGTTGACCAAGGATGCGGCCCTGTGGGGCCCGGTGATCAAGGCGCAGAATATCGTGCTTGAGTGA
- a CDS encoding TetR/AcrR family transcriptional regulator: MAELSTTKDGIANQAEASDRVLQILSEAGRLFASKGYEGTSMRDIAVACGISKSLLYHHFSNKDEIYARVAVGSTLELYLFVRDRIPDGPPSQKIRAFMIATAEYFRRYRWAWIASTTAFWNDPDRLRQKERLTRRDRFENFLRSLIQEAIDAGEIRNVDVSMAGRLILSSLNWMHRWYNPNKSATPEQIADIYFNMLFNGLRTGEMVDLPTADRPKAARRKSRSST, encoded by the coding sequence ATGGCTGAATTATCGACCACGAAGGACGGCATCGCGAACCAGGCCGAGGCGTCCGACCGAGTCCTGCAGATCCTTTCTGAAGCCGGGCGGCTCTTCGCCAGCAAGGGATATGAGGGAACGTCGATGCGCGACATCGCGGTCGCCTGCGGCATTTCCAAATCGCTGCTGTATCATCACTTCTCCAACAAGGACGAAATCTACGCGCGTGTCGCCGTCGGCTCCACGCTCGAACTATACCTGTTCGTGCGCGACCGCATCCCTGACGGGCCGCCGTCGCAGAAGATCCGCGCGTTCATGATCGCAACGGCGGAATATTTCCGGCGCTATCGCTGGGCCTGGATTGCTTCGACGACCGCGTTCTGGAACGACCCCGATCGCCTGCGGCAGAAGGAGAGACTGACGCGGCGCGACCGGTTCGAAAACTTTCTGCGCAGCCTGATCCAGGAAGCCATCGACGCCGGCGAAATTCGAAACGTCGATGTTTCGATGGCGGGGCGTCTGATCCTGTCCTCGCTCAACTGGATGCATCGCTGGTACAATCCCAACAAATCGGCAACCCCCGAACAGATCGCCGATATCTACTTCAACATGCTGTTCAATGGCCTGCGGACCGGCGAAATGGTAGATCTTCCGACAGCCGACCGCCCCAAGGCGGCGCGGCGAAAATCACGCTCGTCGACGTAG